A single window of Methanoregula sp. DNA harbors:
- the dapF gene encoding diaminopimelate epimerase, with protein MEIPFTKMHGNGNDFILIDEFEKTIIPDEMKAQFAASYCDRRFGIGADGVIYLLKSQKSDLKMRILQPDESEAEMCGNGIRCLAKFAYDKKYAKESCTVETPAGGIGVAMGYKEDEFSATIAMPAPKFDRKDIPATGEGEYRERIGEYEVYAVNTGVPHAVIFVGDVESVDIAAVAPAIRRHASFPNGANVNFVQKGSDDTITIRTFERGVEAETLSCGTGATAAAAVAHKLGFAGTTVHVETNGGPLTITLNGVAKMEGAATTVFAGFITF; from the coding sequence ATGGAGATACCGTTTACAAAGATGCACGGGAATGGCAACGACTTTATCTTAATTGATGAATTTGAAAAGACGATCATACCGGATGAGATGAAAGCGCAGTTTGCCGCCAGTTACTGCGACCGCCGGTTCGGGATCGGGGCGGACGGCGTCATCTACCTCTTAAAATCACAAAAAAGCGATCTTAAGATGCGTATCCTCCAGCCCGATGAGAGCGAGGCGGAGATGTGCGGGAACGGCATCCGCTGCCTCGCAAAGTTCGCGTATGATAAAAAATACGCAAAGGAGTCCTGCACGGTAGAGACTCCTGCAGGCGGGATCGGCGTCGCAATGGGATACAAAGAGGACGAGTTCTCCGCCACCATCGCCATGCCTGCCCCGAAATTCGACCGCAAGGACATTCCGGCAACCGGCGAGGGTGAATACAGGGAAAGAATAGGGGAGTACGAGGTCTATGCCGTCAACACCGGAGTCCCCCATGCCGTGATCTTTGTCGGTGACGTGGAGAGCGTGGACATCGCAGCCGTCGCCCCTGCCATCCGTCGCCACGCATCGTTCCCGAACGGGGCGAACGTGAACTTTGTCCAGAAGGGCAGTGACGACACCATCACCATCCGCACGTTTGAACGGGGCGTGGAGGCAGAGACGCTTTCGTGCGGCACCGGCGCGACGGCTGCCGCTGCGGTGGCGCACAAGCTCGGGTTTGCCGGAACCACGGTACATGTCGAGACCAATGGCGGGCCGCTCACGATAACTCTTAACGGTGTCGCAAAGATGGAAGGGGCGGCAACAACGGTGTTTGCGGGTTTTATCACATTCTGA
- a CDS encoding ribose 1,5-bisphosphate isomerase, translated as MLVTETADKIKRMEIRGAGRIARAAAQALRDHAVATGTRDLEAFRSEMRRAADALVATRPTAVSLPNAVHIVIAGLDGADSAEVARESVVRRAEEFIESSLHAVEEIAQIGARHISDGDTILTHCNSEAALACIVTAHKAGKDIGVFATEVRPRNQGLVTIRTLNDAGIKTNFIVDSAVRSFMNDIDLVIVGADAVTVNGAVINKIGTSQVAQAAHEARVNVVVAAETYKFAPRTIIGEMIEIEERPAQEVLPDDIARTLPHVTVRNPGFDVTPAGYIDMIITEAGAIPPQMAYVIIREYLGWGIEEFHKTFEINTRHME; from the coding sequence ATGTTGGTTACTGAAACTGCAGACAAAATAAAGCGCATGGAGATACGCGGGGCGGGGAGGATCGCACGGGCTGCGGCGCAGGCGCTGCGCGACCATGCAGTGGCGACAGGCACCCGGGACCTGGAAGCGTTCAGGAGCGAAATGCGCAGGGCTGCCGACGCCCTCGTCGCCACCCGGCCGACGGCGGTCTCCCTCCCAAACGCCGTCCATATTGTTATTGCCGGGCTGGATGGGGCAGACAGTGCGGAGGTGGCAAGGGAGAGCGTGGTCCGGCGTGCAGAAGAGTTCATCGAATCGTCCCTGCACGCGGTGGAAGAGATCGCACAGATCGGCGCCCGGCATATCAGCGACGGTGACACGATCCTCACCCACTGCAACTCCGAAGCAGCCCTTGCCTGCATCGTCACTGCGCATAAAGCGGGTAAGGATATCGGGGTGTTTGCCACGGAAGTGCGCCCACGCAACCAGGGGCTTGTTACGATCCGGACCTTGAACGATGCCGGCATAAAAACGAACTTCATAGTGGACTCTGCCGTGCGGTCGTTCATGAACGATATCGACCTCGTGATCGTCGGGGCGGACGCGGTGACCGTGAACGGGGCGGTCATCAACAAGATCGGCACCTCGCAGGTCGCACAAGCGGCGCACGAGGCGCGGGTGAACGTGGTCGTTGCAGCGGAGACCTACAAGTTTGCGCCGCGCACGATCATCGGCGAAATGATCGAGATCGAGGAGCGCCCTGCACAGGAGGTGCTCCCCGACGATATCGCCCGCACCCTCCCGCACGTGACGGTAAGAAACCCGGGCTTTGATGTCACTCCCGCGGGATACATCGACATGATCATCACCGAGGCGGGGGCGATCCCGCCGCAGATGGCGTACGTGATCATCAGGGAATACCTTGGCTGGGGGATTGAGGAATTCCATAAGACCTTTGAGATCAATACCAGACATATGGAGTGA
- a CDS encoding methanogenesis marker 5 protein has product MAKIFIYPATSLILSDLVARYGHTPLSSATAIRERIQTAGIESVPLQITPEEPKKGLKWAAVEVPSGVRGRMALYGPMIEACDAAIVISEADLAFGCMGCARTNELIKYLVREKKVPRLDLNYPKSEEEGVRFVAAIKRFLAEQGGGK; this is encoded by the coding sequence ATGGCAAAGATATTCATCTATCCCGCAACGAGCCTGATACTCTCCGACCTTGTCGCTCGGTACGGGCACACCCCGCTCTCGTCTGCAACCGCCATCCGCGAACGGATCCAGACCGCGGGCATCGAATCGGTGCCCCTCCAGATCACGCCGGAGGAGCCCAAGAAGGGGCTGAAGTGGGCTGCCGTCGAAGTGCCCAGCGGGGTCAGGGGCAGGATGGCGCTGTACGGCCCGATGATCGAGGCGTGCGACGCGGCGATCGTCATCAGCGAAGCCGACCTTGCATTCGGCTGCATGGGCTGCGCCCGGACAAACGAGCTGATCAAGTACCTTGTGCGGGAAAAGAAAGTCCCGCGCCTTGACTTAAACTACCCCAAATCCGAGGAAGAGGGCGTGCGGTTCGTCGCGGCGATCAAACGGTTCCTCGCTGAGCAGGGAGGCGGGAAATGA
- a CDS encoding methanogenesis marker 17 protein, with translation MQTVEYFEVECPEPLGGEYYKQIANDVLLDHNLIRAIFKLHIWVDPGIPIFVAVGVLHKITSLVRIRDFAAVNPLAGKITLVLANETYLALMLRIFLERFGQDHVEQADRFTVILRDVSITPGEVEDIVVADPSESVYKDLIYALRCIAPEGFRVRRERFFKDRFWFVASEDTLEADVDAIVQEKFAKMGEVPP, from the coding sequence ATGCAGACGGTTGAGTACTTCGAGGTGGAATGCCCCGAACCGTTGGGGGGTGAGTACTACAAGCAGATCGCAAACGACGTGCTGCTTGACCATAACCTGATCCGGGCAATCTTCAAGCTCCACATCTGGGTCGACCCCGGCATCCCGATCTTTGTCGCCGTTGGCGTGCTGCATAAGATCACAAGCCTGGTGCGGATCCGCGATTTTGCTGCGGTCAACCCGCTCGCAGGCAAGATCACGCTCGTCCTTGCAAACGAGACATACCTCGCCCTTATGCTCAGGATTTTTTTGGAAAGGTTCGGGCAGGACCATGTCGAGCAGGCGGACAGGTTCACGGTGATCCTGCGGGACGTCTCCATCACACCCGGGGAGGTCGAGGACATTGTCGTCGCAGACCCCAGCGAGTCGGTGTACAAGGACCTGATCTACGCGCTCAGGTGCATCGCCCCCGAGGGGTTCCGGGTCCGGCGCGAGCGCTTTTTTAAGGACAGGTTCTGGTTTGTTGCAAGCGAGGACACGCTCGAAGCGGACGTGGACGCGATTGTGCAGGAAAAGTTTGCGAAAATGGGCGAGGTGCCGCCATGA
- a CDS encoding methanogenesis marker 6 protein: MTEYVPKNPGSVTRYILVESPTLTPAELAIRAYEISEGAMIKETCFGLLINGAEDVVDRLIEKLRAVDPDHIFTKDRGFVPGDPRRCRANLGGARPGFHGIEFETTVLPYVSHGLFELRARDAGGVPAPESTAESKKLDIYTLKKLIEAQEP, encoded by the coding sequence TTGACGGAATACGTGCCCAAAAACCCCGGGAGCGTAACCCGGTATATCTTGGTCGAGTCGCCGACACTGACACCGGCGGAACTGGCAATCCGTGCGTATGAGATCTCGGAGGGGGCCATGATCAAGGAGACCTGTTTTGGGCTTTTGATCAACGGGGCAGAAGATGTCGTTGACAGGCTGATCGAAAAACTGCGTGCCGTTGATCCGGACCATATCTTCACCAAGGACCGCGGGTTTGTCCCGGGGGACCCCCGCAGGTGCCGCGCAAACCTTGGCGGGGCGCGGCCGGGTTTCCACGGGATCGAGTTTGAGACCACCGTCCTGCCGTATGTTTCGCACGGGCTTTTTGAACTCCGGGCCCGTGATGCGGGGGGCGTCCCGGCACCGGAGAGCACGGCGGAGTCAAAGAAACTGGACATCTACACCCTCAAAAAGCTGATCGAAGCGCAGGAGCCCTGA
- the atwA gene encoding methyl coenzyme M reductase system, component A2 yields the protein MRAPLITIDNLCMDFNGTRVLKNINFEIGEGEVLGIIGRSGAGKTVLMHLMRGVEQPPTSGRIIYHVVACGSCDFIDVRSAGGKPCPRCGGRLAPVDIDLWGGTDELLRRRLMVRTAIMFQRTFALYGNDRVIENVIHALDDVEYPEEKKINRAADLIDQVKLSHRMMHIARDLSGGEKQRVVLARQLAKEPFMLFADEPTGTLDPNTARLVHDMLKTAASANNMGMVVTSHFSKVIEDVATRAILLVDGQITTIGTPKAVIDSFMKGAEDTETFEECQLGEKVVVARDLVKRYISVDRGVVRAVNGVNFEVFTKEIFGIIGKSGAGKTTLSRIISGIIEPTSGEINIRIGEEWVDMTKPGVEERGRAKEYIGLLHQEYDLFPHRNVLDNLTDAIGLEFPKELAMRKAVVTLRMAGFTEEKSMEILNRMPAQLSEGERHRVALAQVLIHEPRIVILDEPTGTMDPITKIDVKHSIMHAREEMEETFIVVSHDMEFVRDICDRIALMRGGKIVMIGETAEVLASLTEEERQVMSKPAA from the coding sequence ATGAGGGCTCCGTTAATTACGATCGATAACCTCTGCATGGATTTTAATGGCACGAGGGTGTTAAAAAACATCAATTTCGAGATAGGCGAGGGGGAAGTCCTTGGCATCATCGGCAGGAGCGGTGCCGGTAAGACGGTACTCATGCACCTGATGCGGGGAGTTGAACAACCACCCACGAGCGGAAGGATCATCTACCATGTCGTTGCCTGCGGCAGCTGCGATTTTATTGACGTCCGGAGTGCCGGGGGAAAACCATGCCCGCGCTGCGGCGGCAGGCTTGCGCCCGTTGACATTGACCTCTGGGGTGGGACCGACGAGTTGCTGCGCCGCAGGCTGATGGTGCGCACCGCGATCATGTTCCAGCGCACGTTTGCCCTCTACGGGAACGACCGTGTCATCGAGAACGTCATCCATGCACTCGATGATGTGGAATACCCGGAAGAAAAAAAGATCAACCGCGCCGCAGACCTCATCGATCAGGTCAAGCTCTCCCACCGGATGATGCATATCGCCCGCGACCTCTCGGGAGGGGAAAAGCAGCGTGTCGTGCTCGCACGCCAGCTCGCAAAAGAGCCGTTCATGCTGTTTGCCGATGAACCCACCGGCACCCTTGACCCCAACACCGCCCGGCTCGTCCATGACATGCTCAAGACTGCTGCATCGGCAAACAACATGGGCATGGTGGTCACCTCCCACTTCTCCAAGGTCATCGAGGACGTGGCGACCCGCGCAATCCTCCTTGTCGACGGCCAGATCACAACAATCGGGACCCCGAAAGCCGTGATCGACAGCTTCATGAAAGGGGCTGAAGACACCGAGACGTTTGAGGAGTGCCAGCTTGGCGAGAAAGTGGTTGTTGCCCGCGACCTGGTCAAGCGCTACATTTCCGTGGACCGGGGAGTCGTCCGTGCGGTCAACGGGGTGAATTTCGAGGTGTTCACCAAAGAGATCTTCGGGATCATCGGGAAGAGCGGGGCGGGCAAGACCACGCTCTCCCGCATCATCTCGGGCATCATCGAACCCACGAGCGGGGAGATCAATATCCGGATCGGCGAGGAATGGGTCGACATGACCAAACCCGGCGTCGAGGAGCGGGGGCGGGCCAAGGAGTACATCGGCCTCCTGCACCAGGAGTACGACCTCTTCCCGCACCGGAACGTGCTTGATAACCTCACAGATGCAATCGGGCTGGAGTTCCCAAAGGAGCTTGCCATGAGAAAAGCTGTCGTCACGCTCCGCATGGCAGGGTTTACCGAGGAAAAAAGCATGGAGATCCTCAACCGCATGCCCGCACAGCTCAGCGAGGGGGAGCGCCACCGGGTCGCGCTGGCGCAGGTGCTGATCCACGAGCCCCGCATTGTCATCCTCGATGAACCGACCGGCACCATGGACCCGATCACCAAAATCGATGTCAAGCACTCCATCATGCACGCCCGGGAGGAGATGGAAGAGACTTTTATCGTCGTGTCCCACGACATGGAGTTTGTCCGCGACATCTGCGACCGGATTGCGCTCATGCGCGGGGGAAAGATCGTCATGATCGGCGAGACTGCCGAGGTGCTTGCAAGCCTGACAGAAGAAGAGCGGCAGGTCATGAGCAAACCGGCTGCCTGA
- a CDS encoding methanogenesis marker 15 protein, translating into MTSPVRIAQLSCGPEYSGVQQEINEAAKSVNGEIFFPDIALKDIIKNFEEFGLEVRSPDLKLAIARAKALVEGRVDADAIFIATCFRCAEAAIVRNELRRYIRNNSRLPVVSYSFTERTTAGTLLTRMEALTTIARRRALLAREAQQGLTLGVDSGSSTTKAVVMKDNRIIGTGWQPTTEVLGSARDVVAHALAEAGVKRDEIEAVGTTGYGRFLVGRDISADLIQEELTVNSKGAVYLADRQHGPATVIDIGGMDNKAISVQDGIPGSFTMGGICAGASGRFLEMTAKRLGVDITELGPLAMKGSGNRVPMNSYCIVFGTQSLVNALAAGSTREDVAAAACHSVAEQVFEQQLQEVDIKEPVIMVGGTSLIEGLVHAMGELLQVKVVVPRHSQYIGAVGSALLASGFVKEG; encoded by the coding sequence ATGACATCACCGGTCCGGATCGCCCAGCTCTCGTGCGGCCCTGAGTACAGCGGGGTCCAGCAGGAGATCAACGAGGCGGCAAAGTCCGTGAACGGGGAGATCTTCTTCCCGGATATTGCGTTAAAGGACATCATTAAGAACTTCGAAGAGTTCGGCCTTGAGGTGCGGAGCCCCGACCTCAAGCTCGCGATTGCCCGGGCAAAAGCGCTTGTCGAAGGGCGCGTGGACGCCGACGCCATCTTCATTGCCACCTGCTTCCGGTGCGCCGAGGCGGCGATCGTGAGAAACGAGCTCCGCAGGTATATCCGCAACAATTCCCGGCTGCCGGTCGTCAGCTACTCGTTTACGGAGCGGACGACGGCGGGGACCCTGCTCACCCGCATGGAGGCGCTCACGACAATCGCACGCCGGAGGGCGCTGCTCGCCCGGGAAGCCCAGCAGGGGCTCACGCTGGGCGTTGATTCCGGGTCATCGACAACAAAGGCGGTGGTCATGAAGGACAACCGGATCATCGGCACGGGCTGGCAGCCCACCACAGAGGTCTTAGGAAGCGCCCGGGACGTCGTCGCCCACGCGCTCGCCGAGGCAGGGGTCAAAAGAGACGAGATCGAGGCCGTAGGCACAACGGGATACGGCCGGTTCCTCGTCGGCAGGGATATCAGCGCCGACCTTATCCAGGAGGAGCTGACCGTCAACTCGAAGGGTGCGGTGTACCTAGCCGACCGGCAGCACGGCCCTGCAACGGTGATCGATATCGGCGGCATGGACAACAAGGCGATCTCCGTGCAGGACGGCATCCCGGGGTCGTTTACGATGGGCGGGATCTGTGCCGGCGCAAGCGGGAGGTTTTTAGAGATGACGGCAAAACGGCTCGGTGTCGACATCACAGAGCTTGGCCCGCTCGCGATGAAAGGGTCCGGCAACCGCGTGCCCATGAACAGCTACTGCATCGTCTTTGGCACCCAGAGCCTTGTCAATGCCCTTGCCGCGGGCAGCACCCGGGAGGATGTCGCGGCCGCCGCCTGCCATTCCGTTGCGGAACAGGTGTTCGAGCAGCAGCTGCAGGAAGTGGACATCAAGGAACCGGTCATCATGGTCGGCGGGACATCTCTCATCGAGGGGCTGGTGCACGCGATGGGGGAGCTGCTGCAGGTAAAGGTCGTGGTGCCCCGCCACTCCCAGTATATCGGTGCCGTGGGCTCGGCGCTGCTCGCAAGCGGGTTTGTCAAGGAAGGTTAG
- a CDS encoding methanogenesis marker 3 protein, with the protein MVTILIDGRRLDVDGQSRLKDILPAVPPGCCVAVIRPAAQEQAATNSLAISTTAGEITVEVAGKGTAFSGAGDITDRLLLHWQDRYAAAFGPFPSAIRPERRQALYERGDVILGCGGYDPQRSYLVFSKIRHSADHGADESGGVIGSVVSGRAVLDRWSTGDRIIKVEPVISWADTSRSFTTTDFDLVPEEGMQVVTRVDVTAHGYSPEKITTEAAGSVEHLLFAQESGTFAVSRATSTHILDATHAGVDVPAENRHPRREGTVTVRNSGPSSGGVYIYRSDVQSSPAHSVVGHVVHGIELVKLAKDGDTLSVTVRPARIDLLGVPLPRAEEIARDRGFTLHADSRGADRIVVSQEPGTTLDVLNEKAATVVTAPESKVVDIVLDDAAAPASCATFRRLTGLADHDAGMMPLFFKFDDVFLFKPGIPADTRIIPENLPAGEVPAAALAITNDSRKGSGMVGVRLSANREFGPTSEPFEGTNIIGTVTDTGKLKNFKERETVYIREVGR; encoded by the coding sequence ATGGTCACCATCCTCATCGACGGCAGGAGGCTGGACGTCGATGGGCAAAGCCGGCTTAAGGATATTCTACCGGCGGTACCCCCGGGTTGCTGCGTTGCGGTAATCCGTCCCGCGGCACAGGAGCAGGCCGCCACAAACAGCCTCGCGATCAGCACCACAGCCGGCGAGATCACAGTTGAGGTCGCGGGGAAGGGGACGGCATTTTCTGGCGCAGGGGACATAACAGACCGGCTCCTTCTGCACTGGCAGGACCGGTACGCTGCCGCGTTCGGTCCGTTTCCCTCCGCCATCCGTCCGGAGCGCAGGCAGGCCCTGTACGAGCGCGGGGACGTAATTCTCGGGTGCGGGGGGTACGACCCGCAGCGCTCGTACCTGGTCTTTTCAAAGATCCGCCATTCTGCCGATCACGGCGCAGATGAGAGCGGCGGGGTCATCGGGAGCGTGGTGAGCGGCCGGGCGGTCCTTGACCGCTGGTCGACCGGCGACCGGATCATAAAAGTCGAACCGGTGATCAGCTGGGCGGACACGAGCCGGTCGTTCACGACAACGGACTTTGACCTTGTGCCTGAAGAGGGGATGCAGGTCGTCACACGGGTCGATGTGACCGCACATGGATACAGCCCCGAAAAGATCACGACCGAAGCTGCCGGGAGCGTCGAACACCTGCTCTTTGCTCAGGAAAGTGGGACCTTTGCCGTCAGCCGTGCGACAAGCACCCACATCCTTGACGCTACGCATGCCGGAGTTGACGTGCCAGCAGAGAACCGGCACCCGCGGCGCGAAGGGACGGTCACGGTGCGCAACTCCGGGCCTTCTTCAGGAGGGGTGTACATCTACCGCTCCGACGTGCAGAGCAGCCCGGCGCACAGTGTCGTCGGGCACGTGGTGCACGGGATCGAGCTTGTAAAGCTCGCAAAGGACGGGGATACATTGAGCGTCACCGTCCGGCCGGCCCGTATCGACCTTCTCGGTGTTCCCCTTCCCCGGGCCGAGGAGATCGCACGGGACCGCGGGTTTACCCTGCACGCGGACAGCCGGGGCGCTGACCGGATCGTCGTCTCCCAGGAACCGGGGACGACGCTGGACGTGCTCAACGAGAAAGCGGCAACGGTCGTCACCGCCCCGGAATCAAAGGTCGTGGACATTGTCCTTGACGATGCGGCGGCACCGGCAAGCTGCGCAACATTCCGGAGGCTGACTGGACTAGCCGACCATGATGCCGGCATGATGCCCCTGTTCTTCAAGTTTGACGATGTGTTCCTCTTCAAACCGGGGATCCCGGCCGACACCAGGATCATACCGGAGAACCTGCCGGCGGGCGAAGTCCCTGCCGCAGCCCTTGCGATAACAAACGATTCCCGGAAGGGATCGGGGATGGTCGGCGTGCGGCTGTCGGCAAACCGGGAGTTTGGCCCGACCTCGGAGCCGTTTGAAGGGACCAATATCATCGGGACCGTGACCGATACCGGAAAACTCAAAAATTTTAAGGAGCGGGAGACTGTGTACATCAGGGAGGTCGGGCGTTGA
- a CDS encoding HAD family hydrolase yields MSVAVVFDSAGTLLSTYRVAKDIGSGKLLPGVETTTLTFASADRVLVVLPVSSKAIISALPDTLLSTYLVENDIGFGVSCTRKVTTAEEVGDVLYTDTHALVRDLQECIKDVWHVCKRESILTLNSGAIVNMAQKAIEFTITAGGSPFPGAKEAVTALHRMGVPTFIASGDRSAKLERMADHLGIPRDRVYGVATPSIKAQIVADLKLEYDRVVMVGDGINDLCAMQAADCAILTEQQPGDRPAELYRTANHVIRHVDEVIAIVQEVLSREAPGR; encoded by the coding sequence ATGAGCGTCGCCGTTGTTTTTGACAGTGCCGGGACCCTGCTCTCAACCTACCGCGTTGCAAAGGATATCGGGTCCGGGAAGTTGTTGCCCGGAGTTGAGACCACGACGCTTACGTTCGCGTCCGCTGACCGCGTGCTGGTCGTCCTACCGGTCAGCTCCAAGGCGATCATCAGTGCGCTGCCGGACACGCTCCTGTCCACCTACCTTGTCGAGAATGATATCGGGTTTGGCGTGAGCTGCACGCGCAAGGTCACGACGGCAGAAGAGGTGGGCGATGTGCTCTATACCGATACCCATGCGCTCGTAAGAGACCTGCAGGAATGCATAAAAGATGTGTGGCACGTCTGCAAACGGGAATCGATCCTTACCCTCAACTCCGGGGCGATCGTGAATATGGCACAGAAAGCCATTGAGTTTACAATCACTGCCGGCGGGTCCCCGTTCCCTGGCGCAAAAGAGGCGGTCACCGCGCTGCACCGGATGGGCGTGCCGACGTTCATCGCGTCCGGTGACCGGTCGGCAAAACTTGAGCGCATGGCAGACCACCTTGGCATCCCCCGTGACCGGGTGTACGGCGTGGCAACACCGTCCATCAAAGCCCAGATCGTCGCGGACCTAAAACTGGAATACGACCGTGTCGTAATGGTGGGGGACGGGATCAACGACCTTTGTGCCATGCAGGCGGCAGACTGCGCCATCCTTACCGAACAGCAGCCTGGCGACCGGCCTGCCGAACTCTACAGGACTGCCAACCACGTGATCAGGCATGTTGACGAGGTGATCGCCATTGTTCAGGAGGTCCTGTCACGCGAAGCGCCGGGCCGGTAA
- a CDS encoding RuBisCO large subunit C-terminal-like domain-containing protein, giving the protein MQDVIATYYFRPADGTTPGAAAQAICEEQTTGTWTDISTRADYVKRLDGIVDSLVPQGNGYVARIRYPAEIFEPGNMAQYVSVVAGNLFGLRRLESVRLMDVELPDALARFRGPKFGITGVRRLIGSRDRPHVGTIIKPKVGLSPEDTASVAYQAAIGGIDLIKDDETLTDQQFCPIDRRLPLVMKRLEEAKDETGREVLYAVNISTRADQIIGRALHALELGANMLMVDVFTTGFGALQAIGEDSRIRVPVHVHRTMHAAFTRNPEHGIAMRPWARIIRMLGADQLHTGAVGGKMSHDAPEVKASVEALRCACYGMKPAFPVSSGGLHPGNVSHELATLGTDIILQAGGGIHGHPDGTAAGAKAMQQAVDAFMEHISVEEYAKDHYELERALRKWGTG; this is encoded by the coding sequence ATGCAGGACGTCATTGCGACCTATTATTTCAGGCCGGCAGACGGCACAACACCCGGGGCGGCGGCACAGGCGATCTGCGAGGAGCAGACGACAGGCACGTGGACCGATATCTCGACCCGGGCCGACTATGTAAAAAGGCTTGACGGGATAGTCGATTCCCTTGTCCCGCAGGGAAACGGGTACGTCGCCCGCATACGGTACCCTGCCGAAATATTTGAGCCGGGCAACATGGCGCAGTACGTCTCGGTGGTGGCAGGAAACCTCTTTGGCCTTCGCCGGCTTGAATCGGTCCGGCTCATGGACGTCGAATTACCGGACGCGCTCGCACGGTTCAGGGGCCCGAAGTTCGGCATCACCGGTGTCCGGAGGCTGATCGGGAGCAGGGACCGGCCCCACGTGGGCACCATCATCAAACCGAAGGTCGGCCTGAGCCCGGAAGACACCGCCTCGGTCGCGTACCAGGCGGCAATCGGCGGCATTGACCTGATCAAGGACGACGAGACGCTCACCGACCAGCAGTTCTGCCCGATCGACCGCCGCCTCCCGCTGGTCATGAAGCGCCTCGAGGAGGCAAAGGACGAGACCGGGAGGGAGGTGCTGTACGCTGTAAACATCTCCACCCGGGCTGACCAGATCATCGGGCGAGCACTGCACGCGCTCGAACTGGGCGCAAACATGCTCATGGTCGATGTGTTCACAACCGGCTTTGGCGCCCTGCAGGCAATTGGCGAGGACTCAAGAATCAGGGTGCCAGTCCATGTCCACCGCACCATGCATGCAGCATTCACAAGGAACCCGGAGCATGGCATCGCGATGCGCCCGTGGGCGAGGATCATACGGATGCTGGGGGCCGACCAGCTCCACACCGGGGCTGTCGGCGGGAAGATGAGCCATGATGCGCCGGAAGTGAAAGCGAGTGTCGAAGCGCTCAGGTGCGCCTGTTATGGCATGAAGCCGGCATTCCCCGTTTCGAGCGGGGGGCTCCATCCCGGGAACGTATCACACGAGCTTGCCACGCTGGGCACGGACATCATACTGCAGGCCGGCGGGGGGATCCATGGGCACCCGGACGGGACTGCCGCCGGTGCAAAGGCGATGCAGCAGGCAGTGGACGCGTTCATGGAGCACATCAGCGTAGAAGAGTATGCAAAAGACCATTATGAACTTGAGCGGGCACTCAGGAAATGGGGCACCGGCTGA